The nucleotide window CGCCCTCGGTGACGCCTATTCCAACGGCCGTCATCACCGAATTCCTGCCCACTGCCACCGCTTTCCCCACGCCGACGCTTGGTCCAACCAGCACGCCACCGCCAACCGCCACCCCGGTGACGGCCGAATCCTTCCAACAGCAGTTGGATGAATTGTTGCAGCAGTACCGCGCTCTGGGCATCGCCGACTCGGCGTACCGCGCCGGCGTGCGCAGCCAGTTGTACCGCGAACGTCTGGCGGACGCGCTGGCTGTGGAACAAGAACTGTCCAGAGAGGCCGACCACATCAACTTCTATGTATTGGTTTTTGACAACCAGGCCGAGGCCGACGAGGTCGCTGCCGGGTTGACGGCCGATAACTTCCTGGGGGTGTGGAACAGCATCAGCAGCCAACAGACCAACCCGGATACCACTTCCACCGCTTTTGCCTCGGAATTGTTCCGCCGCACAGAGGATGATCTGGCGCAGACGTTTAGCCCGGAATTTGCGACGGCTGTGTTCAACCAGAGCCTTAACACGCCCACGCCTGTCGTGCAGGTCATCGGGCAAGATGGCGCGGCCAGCTACTTCATCGCTGTGCCCAGCGGCCGCGAACGTCTGCCTCTGGCAGAGTCTACCTTTGACGCCAATGCGCAGGAACTGGTAACTGCTTTGTTAGCCGATTTACGCGAAAGCAATGTGACGCTGTCGGATTCCTGGCGCGGACGGGTTCCGCTGCAGCCAGCGCTGGACACTAAGTTCTTTACCCCTGCCACGCCAACTCCGGAACTGCCAACGGCCGTACCAAGCCCATAACAGCCGATAAACGGCCGTCTAACGTGATCCAAACGCCAGATAATCACCCGCTGATTATCTGGCGTTTGCGTTTGTTACTTGTCGCCGCTGCTGCGTGAGCATGTTATAATTTTTCACTGAACTGTAACTACCAAGCCTCTCTGAGATTTCAACACGGAGGCACGGAGAACACGGAGTTTTACAGGTTCAATCTCTGTGCCCTCCATGTCTCTGTGGTAAGCAGCTACACTGAACTTTAAATATCCATAAGGGCGAACGCATTCTGTTCGCCCTTTTTCATTGTGAAATTCCCACGACACAAGGAGAGAGCGCATGAATCTACATGAATATCAGGCCAAACGTTTGTTCGCCGAACAGGGCGTGCCCATCCCTCAGGGAGACGTCGCCTCTACCCCGGCCGAAGCGCGGCAGATTGCCCGTGAATTGGGCGGCAAAGTGGTCGTTAAGGCCCAGGTGCTAACCGGCGGGCGAGGCAAGGCGGGCGGCATCAAATTAGCCAACAGCGCCGACGAAGCCGAAGCCCACGCCAAGCAAATCCTGGGCATGGACATCAAGGGTTTCAAGGTGCGCCGCGTACTCATTGACCAACAATCCCCCGGTATTGTGCAAGAAATTTACCTGGCGGTTTTGATTGATCGCGGCCGTCGCCTGCCCATGATTATGGCTTCCGCCGCCGGCGGCATGGACATCGAAGAAGTCGCTGAAAAAACGCCGGAAAAAATCATTACCGCTCATGTAGACCCTGTTTTGGGCGTGCGTGGCTACCAGACTACCTATATCGCCTCGCAGATTGATTTGCCCCGCGACCTGTGGCGCGATTTTCACAAAATTGTGTTCAGTCTGTACGAATGCTTCAAAAACAACGATGCCTCCCTGACCGAAATCAACCCGCTGGTTATCACCGGCGAGGGTAAATTGATGGCTCTGGATGGCAAAATGACCATTGACGACAACGCTCTCAGCCGCCAATCTCGGCTGGCGGAAATGCGCGATGTGGCCGAAGAGCCGGAAGCGGAGCGTGAAGCGCGGCTGACTGGCATCAACTTCATCAAATTGGATGGCAACATTGGCTGTATGGTCAACGGCGCCGGTCTGGCGATGACGACGATGGACATTATCAAACTGTTTGGCGGCGAGCCGGCTAATTTTCTGGACATCGGCGGTGGGGCCAAAGCGGATCAGGTGGCAACCGGTTTGCGCCTGATTTTGTCTGATCCGAGTGTGGAAGCGGTGTTGATTAATATCTTTGGCGGCATCACCCGCGGCGATGAGGTCGCCAAAGGGATTTTGCAGGCGTTGAGTCAGGTGGAAACGGCCGTGCCCATGGTCGTGCGCCTGGCCGGAACCAATGCCAAAGAAGGCCGCGCCATTCTGGCTGATGCGGCGATGGAAACGGCCGAAACCCTTTCCGACGCCGCCCAAAAAGCGGTCGCTGCCGCCGCCAAAGCCACCCACAAAACCACACAGGAGTAAACCATGAGCATTCTTGTAGATAAAAACACACGTTTAGTCGTCCAGGGCATCACCGGGCGTGAGGGCAGCTTTCACACTGAACAGATGTTGGCTTTTGGAACCAATGTCGTCGCTGGGGTAACGCCCGGCAAGGGCGGGCAATGGTTTGAAGATCAGAGCCAGAAAGTGCCGATTTTTGATTCTGTCCAAGGGGCTGTTGAGGCTACCGGGGCCAATGTTTCCATTATTTTTGTCCCCGCCCGCTTTGCGGTAGACGCCATTTACGAAGCGACCGACGCCGGCATTCCCCTGGTTGTCTGCCTCACCGAGTATATACCTATTCTGGATATGATTGCGGTGCGCAGTTACCTGGACAGCAAGCATACGCGCCTAATCGGCCCCAACTGCCCCGGTCTGATCACCCCCGGACAGGCCAAAGTGGGCATTATTCCCGGCAGCATTGTTAAGCCGGGCCATGTTGGCGTGGTGTCCAAGAGTGGTACGTTGACGTATGAAGTGGTCTACGCCCTCACGGAGCGGGGTATCGGCCAATCTACCTGTGTAGGCATTGGCGGCGACCCTATCCAGGGCACGGACTTCATTGATGTGCTGCAAATGTTTGAAGAGGACCCGGAAACGGAGCAGGTGATTCTGATTGGCGAAATTGGCGGCAATGCGGAAGAAAAAGCGGCCGCCTACATCGCCCAACATATGAGCAAGCGCGTGACGGCCTTTATCGCCGGGCGTACAGCCCCGCCAGGACGGCGCATGGGCCATGCCGGGGCCATTGTCGAGGGCAAAAGCGGCACGGCCGAAAGCAAAATCCAGGCGTTAAACCAGGCTGGCGTCCAGGTGGCCGACAACCCGGATAATATAGTGGACCTGGTGGTGCAGTAGACAGTGTTCAGTGTTCAGTGTTCAGTAAACAGTGTTCAGGTTTTGTTAACTGAACACTGAATACTAACAAAAGGCTTCTCCGATGCGTGTCATCAGCGGTCAGGCGCGGGGTCGAAAACTGAAGCGGGTTCCCGGTGATACCACCCGGCCG belongs to Candidatus Leptovillus gracilis and includes:
- the sucC gene encoding ADP-forming succinate--CoA ligase subunit beta; amino-acid sequence: MNLHEYQAKRLFAEQGVPIPQGDVASTPAEARQIARELGGKVVVKAQVLTGGRGKAGGIKLANSADEAEAHAKQILGMDIKGFKVRRVLIDQQSPGIVQEIYLAVLIDRGRRLPMIMASAAGGMDIEEVAEKTPEKIITAHVDPVLGVRGYQTTYIASQIDLPRDLWRDFHKIVFSLYECFKNNDASLTEINPLVITGEGKLMALDGKMTIDDNALSRQSRLAEMRDVAEEPEAEREARLTGINFIKLDGNIGCMVNGAGLAMTTMDIIKLFGGEPANFLDIGGGAKADQVATGLRLILSDPSVEAVLINIFGGITRGDEVAKGILQALSQVETAVPMVVRLAGTNAKEGRAILADAAMETAETLSDAAQKAVAAAAKATHKTTQE
- the sucD gene encoding succinate--CoA ligase subunit alpha produces the protein MSILVDKNTRLVVQGITGREGSFHTEQMLAFGTNVVAGVTPGKGGQWFEDQSQKVPIFDSVQGAVEATGANVSIIFVPARFAVDAIYEATDAGIPLVVCLTEYIPILDMIAVRSYLDSKHTRLIGPNCPGLITPGQAKVGIIPGSIVKPGHVGVVSKSGTLTYEVVYALTERGIGQSTCVGIGGDPIQGTDFIDVLQMFEEDPETEQVILIGEIGGNAEEKAAAYIAQHMSKRVTAFIAGRTAPPGRRMGHAGAIVEGKSGTAESKIQALNQAGVQVADNPDNIVDLVVQ
- a CDS encoding SurA N-terminal domain-containing protein — its product is MSKKNTTIKAKEEELRQSRKEVLIARKQAQQTRQLRIALGFVGGLIAIVLLVAVINEFLIVPNRTVATVNNDTISLKTFQERVAYERARRVVLLEDQLAAFGGDVGIIQQFANQLLVDLYPTNAEAFGETVLNQMVDDYLIEQAAAERGITVSEAEVDAEIGRSFNFFDGGLPTPFPTATQTAVPTPSVTPIPTAVITEFLPTATAFPTPTLGPTSTPPPTATPVTAESFQQQLDELLQQYRALGIADSAYRAGVRSQLYRERLADALAVEQELSREADHINFYVLVFDNQAEADEVAAGLTADNFLGVWNSISSQQTNPDTTSTAFASELFRRTEDDLAQTFSPEFATAVFNQSLNTPTPVVQVIGQDGAASYFIAVPSGRERLPLAESTFDANAQELVTALLADLRESNVTLSDSWRGRVPLQPALDTKFFTPATPTPELPTAVPSP